The sequence below is a genomic window from Haloferax mediterranei ATCC 33500.
ACGCCGTCCGCGAGGCGTTCGACGTGGAAACGTGGGGCTACGACGCCGACAACCTCGCGGTCGACAACAGAATCGAAGACGGCGAGCGCATCCAAATCGGCGACGACGTGTACGAAGCCATCCACACGCCGGGGCACAAAAACGACCACCTGTGTTTCTTCTCCCAGGGGTCGGGCATCTGTTTCGCGGGCGACCTCGTGTTCGCCAACGGCGGGTTCGGCCGAACCGACTTACCGGAAGGCGACCGCGAGGCACTCATCGAGAGTATCGACCGCCTGCGCGAGGCCGTCGGGGACGACCTGCGCGAGATTCACGTCGGTCACGGGTCGAGCATCGTGACGCGGCCGCAAGACGACCTCGAACTTGCTGCTCGGGCGGCGCGGGTGAATCGCTAGGCGGCGGCTGTTGCCACCACTGTTGGGCTATTACTCCTCGTCGTCTGCTGTCTCTTCGTCCACTTCTCTCTCCGCTTCATCTTCTCCCGCTTCACCTTCCCCCACTTCGTCTTCTCCCGTTTCCTCTTCGTCTGGGACGGCATCCGGGTGAAGTCCGAAGAACCCCGGTTCGTCGCTTCGGGGGTCGTTGATGACGAAATCGTTCTGATTGGCGATAATCCACGGGATGGTCCACTGGATGATGCGGTTTTCCGTCTCCTCGTTGAGGTCGGCTTGGACGGGCAGGCCCTGCATCAGTCGCGCGATTTCGGCGACCGTGTACATGTAGTCCGGGTCGAGAATATCCGCCGGTTCGTACAGGAGATATCCGTAGAGCGTCTCGAACTCGTCTTTCGGCTTGGGCATACCGCCTGCTTCTTCGCGGACGGGCAAAACCCCGGCGACCCGTCGCTCACAGAACCTCACGCGATGGACTCGACGCTGTGTGGTTATCTGGCATACATGGGCATTTTTTATTACTGCCGAGACGAGGTACCAGATGATGAGCGACACGCTTGCCAAATTCGTCGATGTTTTTCGCGACTTCGGTGGGGATGACCTTCGGGACGTGTGGATTTTCGACCATCATAGCTACGACCATCTCTATCTCAGAGACGACATCGCCGTCGCCCTCGACTCAGTCGACGTATCTCGATTCGTCGACAACGAGCGCTTTGGATACGTCACGAGGGACACCTACGAAGTGTTGTACTACGCCGACTACAGCTACACTGTCCGCGGGTTCGACACGTTCGAACAGTTCCGAACCTTCGTCGGCGACGAGCCTATCGGCCTGTTCGCTGGCTTCGACCGGGGGGTGGCAGGACGCGATTTCGCTACACTGAACGACCGAATTCAGGCACTGGCCGACGAGCACGACGTTTCAGACCTGCTCGACGGTTCCGATAACTAACGGTAGCCCCGAGATAACGCCATCCCCGTTTCACAGGCTTTTGGTGCGAGTGCAGTCGCTCTCGGCGTGTCGCGGTCGAAAGAAATGTCAGGATATTCTGGGTTTTACTCGAAGCGCTCGAGGGCCTGCTCGTAGCGTGCTGCAGGGACGTCCCAGTCGACGACTTCGAAGAATGCCGAGATGAAGTCGCCGCGGGCCGGGCCGTAGTCGTGGTAGTAGGAGTGCTCCCAGACGTCCAGTGCGAGAATGGGGTGGGAGCCCCAGAGTGCGCCCTGGTCGTGCTTGTCGACGACGACGTTTCGAAGCTGGTTCGAGAACGAGTCGTAGACGAGGAGTGCCCAGCCACCGGCGGCACCGGCTGCGGCTTCGAATTCGCCCTTCCAGGCGTCGTAGGAGCCGAAGTCTTCAGCGATGCGGTCTGCGAGCGCTCCCGCAGGCTCGTCGCCACCTTCGGGCGACATGTTCTGCCAGAAGAGGTCGTGGAGAATGTGTCCACAGCCGTTGTGGGTGACGTTGCGAATCGCGCCGGCGGACGAGTCGAACTCGCCTGCTTCGCGGTTGGCTTCGAGGGTTTCCTCAGCAGCGTTCCAGCCGTTGACGTAGCCCTGGTGATGGGTGTCGTGATGCCACGTCAGCACCTGCTCGGAAATGTGCGGTTCCAGTGCGTCGTACTCGTACGGAAGTGGGTCGAGTTCGTAGCTCATAGTGGATAACCTGCGTATTTAGGGTCAGAGGGAATCCTGTTAAATCTTGAGGAATGGTACGGTAACATAGAACACCTTCTTTCGGGCCGCAGTCTCCCGATTCTCGGATTTTGACACCGCCGATTTCTCGCCCTATTTGTCGCCAAATGGGTTGGTCTTGCGTTCGTACTCGATTTCGGTTGCAATTTGGTCGGCGACTGCTGTGCCGAACTCGCGTTCGACAATGTGAAGCGACAGGTCGAGACCCGATGTGACGCCGCCCGCTGTGAGTACGTCGCCATCATCGACAATCCGTGCGGAAACTACGTCGGCGGCCGTCTCACGAAGGTCCGAAATTGCGTCGCCGTGCGTGACCGCAGGGCGACTATCGAGTATCCCTGCGCGGGCGAGGAGCATCCCGCCGGTACAGACGCCAGCGACGACCGTTCCTTCCTCGTGAAGTGTCGAGATAGCTTCTGGGATGGCTCCCTTTTCGGCTTCGGCCCACGCACTCTGTTCGGCACGCGAGTTCCAGCCACCACCGGGAACGATGAGAAGGTCGGGACGGTCTGATTCTGGGTTGAGGACGCCGTCGACGCCGACTCGCATGCCGTGGCTCGCGGTCACGAAATCACGGTCGTCCAGCGTGAGAAGTTCCGCCTCGCAGTCAGCACCGAACACGCCGGCGTTCTGGAACACTTCGAAAGGCGCGACGGCATCGAGTTCGTCGAAGCCGTCGTACAGAAGGATAGCAACGTGCATGGTCCGGCAGTCGGTCCGCAGGAAGATAGACATGGTGTACTGCGGCAAACCAGCGGTCAGTCGTCGCCGCGAGCCGTCTCGAACATTGACAGCGCCATCTCGCGGCGCTCTGCGTGGTCGACAATCGGAGCAGGATAGTTCGGAGCGACGCGGTCACGTTCGGTCTCACTTATTTCGTGCCACTCGTGGATGGTGCTGGCGGCCACGCCCTCCAACTCCGGCACGTACTTCTTGATGTACTCTCCGTCCGGGTCGTAGCGCTCGCCCTGCGTCATCGGGTTGAAGATGCGGAAGTAGGGTTGAGCATCGGTCCCCGTCGATGCGGCCCACTGCCATCCGCCGTTGTCGTTGGCCGTGTCGTGGTCCGAGAGATACTCACGGAAGTGGTCGTAACCGTGTCGCCAATTGCACAGGAGGTCCTTCGTGAGGAACGACGCGACAATCATCCGGACGCGGTTGTGCATGTACGCCTCTTTTTTCAGTTGGCGCATCCCGGCATCGACGATGGGGTAGCCGGTGCGGCCTTCTTTCCACGCCGCCAGTTCGTCAGAGTCGTCGCGCCACTGGATGTCGTGTTCGTACTCCTTGTAGTTCTCCGTCACGACGTTCGGATTGTACCGAAGGACGTGAGCGTAGAATTCGCGCCACGCGAGTTGTGACTGGAACGTCTCGACAGATTCGTCTTGCTCGCCGCCGACTCCCTCGCGGGCCTCGGCAGTCGCGGCGTACACCTCCCGAATTCCAATCGTACCGAACTTGAGGTCCGTCGAGAGTCGTGACGTAGCGTTTCGCGCCGGATAGTCGCGGTCGTCGGCGTACCGATAGATAGCATCCTCACAGAAGTCGGCGAGTCGCTTTCGCGCCGCGTCCGTGCCCGCGGAAACGATGTCGGCCGATGGCTCGTCGAAGCCGAGGTCGGAAATCGTCGGAAGGTCGCCTACGGCCACATCGAAATCGGCGTCGGAAAGAGTCTCTGAAGCGGCTTCGAGCACCGCCGCGTCGACAAGCGAATCCGCGTCGGGTTCCGGATACGGGTCCGGCTTGTCGCGGTCGCGCCACTTCTTCCAGAAATACGTGTACACCGAGTAGGGGTCCCCTGCGTTCGTCGTAATGCTCCCCGGCGGGTGGAATATAGCGTCGTGAACCGACTCGTAGGAGACACTAGCGTCGTCGAGCGCCGACCGAACGTTGGCGTCGCGTTCACGGGCTACCCCCGAGTAATCCGTGTTCCACACGACACCGTCGGCTTCGAGTGCTGCTGCGACAGCGGGGACGACTGCCTTGGGGTCACCGTGTGCGACGAGGAGGTCGCTT
It includes:
- a CDS encoding MBL fold metallo-hydrolase; this translates as MIRNLAKGVRTFTSNVFLVEGETTALVDTGANFDVIPSIREVTDDLDTIYITHTHPDHIGNTDAVREAFDVETWGYDADNLAVDNRIEDGERIQIGDDVYEAIHTPGHKNDHLCFFSQGSGICFAGDLVFANGGFGRTDLPEGDREALIESIDRLREAVGDDLREIHVGHGSSIVTRPQDDLELAARAARVNR
- a CDS encoding cryptochrome/photolyase family protein; amino-acid sequence: MQLHWHRRDLRVVDNRGLTAAAEARPIAPLFVFDQAVLEHAGSPRVRYMLDALAELRASYQSLGSDLLVAHGDPKAVVPAVAAALEADGVVWNTDYSGVARERDANVRSALDDASVSYESVHDAIFHPPGSITTNAGDPYSVYTYFWKKWRDRDKPDPYPEPDADSLVDAAVLEAASETLSDADFDVAVGDLPTISDLGFDEPSADIVSAGTDAARKRLADFCEDAIYRYADDRDYPARNATSRLSTDLKFGTIGIREVYAATAEAREGVGGEQDESVETFQSQLAWREFYAHVLRYNPNVVTENYKEYEHDIQWRDDSDELAAWKEGRTGYPIVDAGMRQLKKEAYMHNRVRMIVASFLTKDLLCNWRHGYDHFREYLSDHDTANDNGGWQWAASTGTDAQPYFRIFNPMTQGERYDPDGEYIKKYVPELEGVAASTIHEWHEISETERDRVAPNYPAPIVDHAERREMALSMFETARGDD
- a CDS encoding DJ-1/PfpI family protein, whose translation is MHVAILLYDGFDELDAVAPFEVFQNAGVFGADCEAELLTLDDRDFVTASHGMRVGVDGVLNPESDRPDLLIVPGGGWNSRAEQSAWAEAEKGAIPEAISTLHEEGTVVAGVCTGGMLLARAGILDSRPAVTHGDAISDLRETAADVVSARIVDDGDVLTAGGVTSGLDLSLHIVEREFGTAVADQIATEIEYERKTNPFGDK
- the sod gene encoding superoxide dismutase, yielding MSYELDPLPYEYDALEPHISEQVLTWHHDTHHQGYVNGWNAAEETLEANREAGEFDSSAGAIRNVTHNGCGHILHDLFWQNMSPEGGDEPAGALADRIAEDFGSYDAWKGEFEAAAGAAGGWALLVYDSFSNQLRNVVVDKHDQGALWGSHPILALDVWEHSYYHDYGPARGDFISAFFEVVDWDVPAARYEQALERFE
- a CDS encoding DUF7522 family protein translates to MSDTLAKFVDVFRDFGGDDLRDVWIFDHHSYDHLYLRDDIAVALDSVDVSRFVDNERFGYVTRDTYEVLYYADYSYTVRGFDTFEQFRTFVGDEPIGLFAGFDRGVAGRDFATLNDRIQALADEHDVSDLLDGSDN